The Pyrus communis chromosome 12, drPyrComm1.1, whole genome shotgun sequence genomic sequence TagattttaaggaaaactaatgaaaagagtttgaaaactttcagttttaacgataaggacaaaataaagagtaaagtgaatagtactataattgactttttagtgtaaaaatgtagtttttcgttaaagtgaacagtaccgggagtttttcgttaaagttactTAGATTTATACACGTATGTGTGTCTAGTTGTTGATCGTGAAGTATATTAGGTTAAACACGCATAGTCGACTACGTCTAGCCCAATTTAAATGATTGTTCGTCGTTCAtaaaaagtaaattaagttAAGAGTGCATGATTAGGTTTTTAAACCATAAGATCAAACAAGCATGAGTGATTGTCTATAGATTTTATAAATGTACATGTGTTTAGTTGTTGATCGTTAAGTATATTAAGTTAAACTCACATAGTCGACTGCGTCTAGCACAATGTAAATGATTGTTTGTCGTTGATAAAATGTATATTAAGTTAGAGTACATGATTAGGTTTTTAAACCATTAGATCAAACAAGCACAGGTGATTGTCTATAGATTATACACACATACGTGTGTCTAGTTGTTGATTGTTAAGTATATCAAGTTAAACACATATAGTCGATTGTGTCTAGGACAATGTAAATGATTGTCTGTCATTGATAAAATGTAAATTAAGTTAGAGTGCATGATTAGGTTTTTAAGCCATTAGATCAAACAAGCACGAGTGATTCTGCATAGATTTTATACACGTACGTGTGTCTAGTTGTTGATCGTTAAGTATATTAGGTTAAACGCACATACTCAACTTTAAGTTTTAGTTAAGTCATCGTCTAACAAATATTTATCATTGCTCAACAAATAAACCATACATTTAATAAATGATTGTTATATATGATAAATTAGTAACATAAGAGAAtttctcttatttattttttattttttaaggggATTAGCTAGTGGTGAAGGCCCGGTAGTCTACTTTTCCAAGGGCTGGGGAAGGGGGGGCGCATGAAGACTCACAAATACATTTCAGCTATCATTTGATCACCATCATGTAATTCACTAACGtcaaaaattaattcaagaccAACCATGTAAAATACGAATCTAAAATTCTCCCAAACAAGTGAACACTCCGCGGTGGTTCATCTGTCCTGTTTCATGTACAAAGAATTGTGCATACACTTCTCGTTTCCTTTGCTTAGGGAATGAAGTGGATGACGTGCCACAAGAATGTCAAATATTCATGctatttttcttattaaaatGAAGTCCCGACTTGTCCTTATGGTTGATTATATTTGACCCAATTATTCAAAATTTCTTGTGATCATCATTCACTAAGCTTTTATTCAGCGCGCAAGCCACTTGTGcataattgaaaatttaaaaagccACGTGATATTATTATTCTGATGAGTGATGGCTGTGTTTTCAAtgtgataattaattaatttaaatgatacCTTAACTTTTGTCAACAGGATCCTCTTCTGATCGTTTTAGTGAGGATCTTAGATATTCGTAAATCATGTTTGTTCATTATATATCATAcggtcaatttttgtcaagtattgtttgtatttaatttaaaataaaatatttaaagtgATTTCTAATCGTACAATGTTCGATAAATAGATACGATTTACAAATTTTCTGGATCCTCATAAAAAGAATTCGGCCAGGATCTGATTCTAACTTTTGAACCAATTTTGTGTGGACGATGTACTATGCAGAAAGATGTGAAGATAATCCTTTATCCAAGCTACTTTTTACCTAATGTGACATGAATGTGTGATTTAACTATGTTGTTTTTAAAAGGAACTGGCTCGTGGTCAATTCACaatagtttattttttttagaggtTTGAAAGACTCACAAGATCAGATTTAGCTTtgcatttaacttttttttatttgtttgttttagaaATGATtgattgtttgacaaaaaaataaaattcatcttATTTTCCTCACCTTAATAATTAGCAAAATCAAAGTTGTACATAGAgacaattttgttctttttaagaaaaaattgtaTGGTGgaagtaataataaaaaattgatgtTCATGATTATGATGCAATTGTCAAAAATTGATGTTCATGATTATTATGCAATTGTCCGATTTTATTATTTACCAAAATAAAATgtgtgattttattttatttttcaatttttggatcAGTTGTCAATATATGATTTTAGGTGGACGCAATAAGGTGGAAAATGATGCATTTTAGTGTTTCTCTAAGGAAGAATCATTAGTATAAAGTTCGAATACGAAATTAGTTATATTTGCATTTGCATATTGATgatttttataagaaaaaattaaaataatttctaaactaaaaatatgtttttattgAAAACATATAGTTTTACACGCAAGCATTTTACCagtgaaaaaagaaagaaagaagatgcATGCAAGTAATAAATTCGAGGACATCTGCAATTTAAAACCACAAGACTTACacgatgaattttttatttatagataATTAAATTATAGCTATTTTAGGTAAATTGATTAAGGATGTGGATTCAATGCATGCTTTTGACATATATTTTAACATTTATTACGTAGagcttattttataatatattttaacagTTTAAACTGTTTATGATACATCATTCATATAACATCTTgataaaaaattagacaaattcaaaattagtagacattcatttgtaatgAACAATGTGGACGAGTATTTTCTACACAGAACATTGTATTTAATTCAACAGTTATAtggtttcaaatttatttattttgacaaaCATGAACATTgagttaaaatataaaatataaatgattGAATCGCTGAAATCTTTTATGAGTGCAAAAAGAATATGTCAAAATATGTATCAAAGTGTGTATCCTTGAACAGTAAACGATAGCTatttgagaaatgttaagagCAGCTCCAGCGGGAGCAACTGCTCGAGGGACAGGCTGCGGAACAGGGCCTGATTGCCAGAGGGAGGAAGTCCAGCGTTGGCTGGCGAGCGAGCCCGAGCAGGCTCGAGCTCCAGGCTGGTGGATTCCTGCTAGCCAGAGCGCCCGAGGGCTGTCTGACGTGGGCTGACGTCATACGCCTACCGAGTGAATCAGAGGGCCACCAGACGATTGTACGACCTCCTGAAcatcgtcgtcgtcgtcctCTTCGCCCTCATCCGCGTCGTCGTCCTCGTCGGcgtcctcctcttcttcgtctACGCTGTCGTCGGATTTGGACTCGAACTCGGACTGCGACTTGTACAGCTCCAATTGCTCGGCGGTCAAAGGCTTAACTTCTTTTTCCTCCACAACTTCCTCCGTAGCCTTCATCCTCTCAAAGCTCACACAAATTTGCAGAGAAAATCTCCTCTTTGTATTCTTGAGAAAATGAATTGGGATTGGATTTGGGAAAGTGAATGAGatagagggagggagggacgaGAGAGGAGCTGCCAATTGGGATTGGAttgcaaataaaattattttataaataaataaaatactaatattttattaccaatTACCGGGCCTATtcaagtgcaacggtggagataCAAAAGGTGATTACTGTTTATTAATGGTAATTACTGTTCATGAGGTtgattaaatagtgaatagccaGGGTGGAGGGCTCCCACGCTGGAAGTGCTCTAAAAGATTCTTAGAAATAGAACTTTCCACAAACCCTTTATCACTTCATGTTTTTCATCAATATTTTACTATATTAATAtgaattttcgttaaaatgtgaagtaacaaaaaatttataaatattcttTAGATATTTTTGTTAGAATTAATCGACAGCTTTGAAATGTGGAAAAAGAGTAGGATGTCATAAAGTCCTCGCAAAACAAAACCGTGTGCAGACTGCAAAACTTCGAAAACCGTGTAAATATAAAGAACCGGCAAGTGGCAATCATATTATTTTGACTGGATCACATTATTAAATTCTGATAAGAATTAGAAAATACCATCGAATTAAACAATAAATCTTTAACAataatacaatttaaaaaaataaaaataaaataaacaaacaaacaaacgcTTTGTGTGTGCACAAATTCCACTTTTTATTTGTCAACTCACTATTCATAGTTTTTTGGTTGATGGATCAATTTGTATTTATAAACGTTTCCGAATGACATGGCGcttgtgagttttttttttttttaaataaatattctctttattttgtggCATATAACGCTCATAAACACaccaaaaatttaataaactcaACAAAATTCCTATCCTAAGTCCCATAGTTGTCACAAAGTGTTGCAAATGCTTTTAGAAATGGGGTCGACATGTGatttttttcatgaaatttcatgataaaaactaataaaaacaaCCATGTGTTTCAGTGATGCGTATGTATCTAATAAATCagttaaactttattttacgaaTAATTTAGAGGATATTTTAGAAAATTTCCTATTTTTAGtattatggatattatttcaacaaaaaagaatTATGTGATATATTGATTTTTGTTTAGAACTTATGAATATTTTTTCAGtataacaatatattttacactaatagGAGAGAAAGTTCGGCTAAGGCACACAATGAGCaatctaatttgatatcgaattcattATCAATGAGATTCGAATTTAAAACCTCTCACctacaaataaagaagaatatcatcaGACTGTAGGACTGAAATGGTTAGATATTATGATTCATGAACATTAATTGTTAGTAAGGAAATGGGAACCAAGgactctctttttcttttcaatattttttttggtcttttgcttttcaatttatgaaatctataaataaataaataaagactaAGATCTTGATTTTGATTGGGTGAGAGATCTAAATACgctctctttttccttttcgttttcaaatctGTATGTGGGAAAGTAGGAATGAAGCTTGCCCATTTGTTTCATTTATGCCTAAATCGAGATCACCCCTGTCAGATTGTGCCTCCTTCCATGGCCGAATCTAACCTCGAAGAAGAAGACCAAGTTCTTCCACAAAGCCGACACGCTTACAATTTTGTCTGCTGTTACTCCTACTTCTTCACCTCCCTACTTTTGTTTTCCTCACTCTCTACTTTCTCCGAGGCTTCCCGCTCCATCCCAACAACCACCACCGccaccctttctctctcctccttttcctctctctcctccaccaACCCACCGTCAACCTTCCCTTCAAAACCATCTTCCCACGCCGACACCTCCAAAACCCTCGTCACATCTCTCACAATCTCCGCCGCCGCCGTCTTCCTCATCGTTTCAGTCATGGTGGTAATGAGATGCTTCGGATTCAGATCAAAACGCAAAGACAATGGAATCGTTGTGGAGAAGGACCATGTTGAAGAAAGCGGGGAGTTTAGCGTGAAGAAATTGAGTTGGGATTGGATAGAGAGATCTACTGATGGCTTCTCCAAGGTGATTGGAACTGGCGGGTTTAGTAATGTGTACTTGGCACGAAACCCGGGGCCTAATTCGGGCGATGGGTTCTGCTCAATTAAGATCCACAACGGCAGCGAGCGGCTGAGTCGGGTTTTTAAGCAAGAACTCGATATTCTCCTCCGCCTTGAGCACCACCGCATCGTCAAGCTTCTTGGCTACTCCGAAAACCAAGGTCTGTCCATAAACTAAGAACATAGTTAGGATTGTGCTTAACATGTTTTTTGACAGCTGAGCCAACGTTTCCGActctagttaaaaaaaaaaaaaaacaaaggtttcCAACTCGTAAAAGCATTTTCCCCGGAAGCACTTATCAGATACCTCTAAAAAAGCCTTTCAACTGTATTTTCATCAAGCAATtggtttttaataaaattttaacgtgtttataataaaattaattcgAGTAAAATTGCTTAAAAGTAAAAGCATTTTCTAAAAAAGCAATCTCAAACGAATCATAAAATTTCGTTTTGCTATGTGTAATTGTTGTTAAAAATCTTAGTGATTACTCCTTTGAGAAAACTTGCTTGCTAAAGAAGCATCTAGTGTTTCTACCACTCAGCTACACTTCCAGCTTTTTTGTGTCAGATGCAGTTGGGTTGTAATACTGTACAGTTTTCTTGACATTAATTTGTGAtttgttcttattttctttgtggGTTCAACTTCAATCCATATTTGTTCAAATaataatgttttatattttttcttgtGAAACAGAGGAGGGTGCTCTGGTTTTCGAGTACGTCGCCAACGGAAATCTCCAAGAGAAGCTCCACGGCGGAGACGCCACCCCAGCACTGCCGTGGAAGAACCGAATGGCAATCGCCTTCCAAGTCGCACAAGCATTAGAATACCTGCACGAGAAATGCGCCCTCCAAATCGTTCACATGGACATCAAAGCCTCAAATATCTTACTCGACGAAAATCTCAACTGCAAGCTCTGCGATTTCGGATCAGCGAAGATGGGGTTTTCCTCAACCGTCCAACCGCCGTCGTCGATGAGAAATCAAGTCTTGACGATGATGGGCTCGCCGGGTTACACCGATCCGCACTACCTCCGAACCGGAATCGCTTCGAAGAAAAACGACGTGTACAGCTTCGGCGTTTTGATCTTGGAGCTCGTGACGGGAATGGAGGCGTTTTGCTCCGAGAAAGGGCAGTTCTTGACGACTTTGGTGGGGAGTAGGTTGAGAGACGGCGGTTGTGAGGCGGCGGAGTTGGTGGACCCGCGGCTGGGCGCGGCGGGGTTTGACCTCGAAGAGGCCAAGACCATGCTTGGTATTTCGGCAACGTGCTTGCGTCAGTCACCGACGCTGAGGCCTTCGGCTACTCAAATATTGGAAACCATTCAGGAGAAAGTATCGTCTGTTTCGTTTCTACAGTCACTATCTCATGACAAAGAAATCGTATATTAGTTGGTTGTTTGCTTGCTTCATTGATTGATCCCAGCCGTTGATTTGACGACTTGGTGAATTGATTGTATAGAGGAAATGTAAAAGAAAGTTGGTTTAATAAGGATTCTGAATCTCAGATGTAAACttgggaagaggatcctctccgggtAGGATCATCTTATCTTAgctgtttatcgtatatcgtgtggttagtttttgttaggtactatttgtgtttaattttaaataaaaaagtcaaatgatttatgaccgcatGATGCACGATGAATGGTTAAGATGTGAGGATTCCTAAGATTCCGACAATTTGTACTAGGCTTTTTAGTTGAAATAGTTGCTAAGATTGTCATAGCTCATTATTTGgtctattaaatttaaaatcgatagaagttgTCTCTAAGGGTGTTAattgtcaatcattttggttctaTTGTGAAAAAATTCTGCTAAATAGAAGAAACCACCAATTCAACGAGAggttaatttgacaaaaatactctcGATTTAAGATTTCtcacaaaaaaaaccaaaataatttgCAGTGAACAATCTTTAGACCAAAGCCCCATAAGTTTTAGCAACAAGGAGAAGATTGTACACAAAATTATGAGTAATCCTATTCAAAAGCATTTTCATCAAACTCCACAAATCATCAATAACTTGTTTATTATTTCATGACTGGATTGTaaagaattaaatttggaaTATTTGAATTGAAGAATAGTAAATGGGCTAGAGTTAAAATCAtattcttgttgaacatgtttaatcaatttttttttttaattgaagtaAAAATGCTATTATTTTGTAGAACAAACAGTCACATAGGTAAACAAACTTGTATTTGTAAAACAACATTTGTAGAGTTTTCAGAGATGCTTTTAGACACATGCATTAACGTACTCCTTAATACTCCCGGAAAGGAGGACCGCCGTGGCGAGCCATCAGTCGGTcctctttttgaaaaaaaaaaattgaaaaattatataAGCAACATTCATGTGACGTCCAATATGAGCATCATTTAGCCTTCACAAGATTGCAcactatttcattttctttaaacTTTTAAAGTTCACGTGTTTATATTCTCCTTGCCTTTGAATTTTCATTTGCCATTAAATTAAcattattgttcattaaatatttatgacataaatttcaatttgttcattaaata encodes the following:
- the LOC137710760 gene encoding probable receptor-like protein kinase At1g33260, with translation MKLAHLFHLCLNRDHPCQIVPPSMAESNLEEEDQVLPQSRHAYNFVCCYSYFFTSLLLFSSLSTFSEASRSIPTTTTATLSLSSFSSLSSTNPPSTFPSKPSSHADTSKTLVTSLTISAAAVFLIVSVMVVMRCFGFRSKRKDNGIVVEKDHVEESGEFSVKKLSWDWIERSTDGFSKVIGTGGFSNVYLARNPGPNSGDGFCSIKIHNGSERLSRVFKQELDILLRLEHHRIVKLLGYSENQEEGALVFEYVANGNLQEKLHGGDATPALPWKNRMAIAFQVAQALEYLHEKCALQIVHMDIKASNILLDENLNCKLCDFGSAKMGFSSTVQPPSSMRNQVLTMMGSPGYTDPHYLRTGIASKKNDVYSFGVLILELVTGMEAFCSEKGQFLTTLVGSRLRDGGCEAAELVDPRLGAAGFDLEEAKTMLGISATCLRQSPTLRPSATQILETIQEKVSSVSFLQSLSHDKEIVY